A region from the Lolium perenne isolate Kyuss_39 chromosome 4, Kyuss_2.0, whole genome shotgun sequence genome encodes:
- the LOC127325711 gene encoding uncharacterized protein — translation MAATGQDGDDVDHYEVLRLPSGAEGAALTVEQIEKAYRTQSRLRHPDKRPDDPNATADFQTLASSYKLLRDEPLRRQFDARLRGRREAAARAAATGVRRRRAVSDLEERERAFAAGGGPYVDPDELARREDKRKAADIDRELSELKARKSSRISGSASTSARGDKKGATRENGVKTDKGNYLKVSWEGGADYYTAAKLEEIFKQFGKVEDIVIKTKKSRNRGSAIVVMATKEAAKTALKNHSVYNVFPVPVMVTPIEESGGSPAFATPPSEPPSTINIDGTGFVDMEELVFRKLQEVQKRKQCG, via the exons ATGGCGGCGACGGGGCAGGACGGCGACGACGTGGACCACTACGAGGTGCTGCGCCTCCCGTCGGGCGCGGAGGGCGCGGCCCTAACCGTCGAGCAGATCGAGAAGGCCTACCGCACGCAGTCGCGCCTGCGCCACCCCGACAAGCGCCCCGACGACCCCAACGCCACCGCCGACTTCCAGACCCTCGCCAGCTCCTACAAGCTCCTCCGCGACGAGCCCCTCCGCCGCCAGTTCGACGCGCGCCTCCGCGGCCGCCGCGaggccgccgcccgcgccgccgccaccggggTCAGGCGCCGCAGGGCCGTCTCCGACCTCGAGGAGCGCGAGCGCGCGTTCGCCGCCGGCGGGGGCCCGTACGTCGACCCCGACGAGCTCGCCAGGCGCGAGGACAAGCGCAAGGCCGCCGACATCGACCGCGAGCTCAGCGAGTTGAAGGCCAGGAAGAGCTCGCGCATCTCGGGATCCGCTTCCACCTCG GCACGTGGAGACAAGAAGGGTGCAACTCGAGAGAACGGAGTAAAAACTGACAAGGGGAATTATTTGAAGGTTTCATGGGAAGGTGGAGCAGATTACTATACTGCTGCAAAGTTGGAGGAGATCTTTAAGCAATTCGGCAAGGTTGAAGACATTGTGATCAAGACCAAAAAATCAAGGAACAGGGGTTCAGCAATTGTTGTCATGGCTACTAAAGAGGCAGCA AAAACCGCACTGAAGAACCATTCTGTGTACAATGTCTTCCCGGTCCCAGTAATGGTTACTCCTATTGAAGAATCGGGTGGCTCACCAGCATTCGCAACTCCACCATCTGAGCCACCGAGTACAATCAACATTGATGGAACTGGATTTGTTGATATGGAAGAGTTGGTATTCCGGAAACTTCAAGAG GTCCAGAAGAGGAAGCAATGTGGATAA